A region of Halarcobacter mediterraneus DNA encodes the following proteins:
- a CDS encoding type II toxin-antitoxin system HipA family toxin has product MEEKICLACLATDKKLKNNYCTKCIRELFNGITPNPLNFDKVEFTKKRAELSPRMSISGVQDKISLAFEKKDLTPTAINGKYILKPITKGVGQIENEKDIVANEHLSMLISKNIFKIPTASCALIKFSDGELAYLTKRFDYDDEKLKYDQEDFAGILEVSPSTHGENYKYDACNYLDCAKMIKKHVSSNIVAIEDFFKRIILNYLICNSDAHLKNFSLYSKANSNEYFLTPNYDLLNTRFHINEKYGDMALELLEDYTSTYKAYGYYTYDDFETFAKYIDLPKIRFDKIIQLIKDSYPQVEELINKSFLSSKAKEFYKNSYKERMERLKI; this is encoded by the coding sequence ATGGAAGAAAAAATATGTTTAGCTTGCTTAGCAACAGATAAAAAACTAAAAAATAATTATTGCACAAAATGTATTAGAGAACTTTTCAACGGTATAACTCCAAACCCTTTAAACTTTGATAAAGTAGAATTTACTAAAAAAAGAGCAGAACTATCACCAAGAATGTCAATTTCTGGAGTACAAGATAAAATTTCTTTAGCTTTTGAAAAAAAAGATTTAACTCCTACTGCAATAAATGGAAAATATATTCTTAAACCAATTACTAAGGGTGTTGGTCAAATTGAAAATGAAAAAGATATTGTCGCTAATGAACATTTATCAATGTTAATTTCAAAAAATATATTTAAAATACCAACTGCCTCTTGTGCTTTAATAAAATTTAGTGATGGAGAATTGGCTTATCTTACAAAAAGATTTGATTATGATGATGAAAAATTGAAATATGACCAAGAAGATTTTGCAGGTATTTTAGAAGTAAGTCCATCAACTCACGGAGAAAATTATAAATATGATGCTTGTAACTATCTTGATTGTGCAAAAATGATAAAAAAACATGTAAGCTCAAATATAGTGGCAATTGAAGATTTTTTTAAAAGAATTATATTAAACTATTTAATCTGTAATAGTGATGCTCATTTAAAAAACTTTTCATTATATAGTAAAGCTAATTCAAATGAATATTTTTTGACACCTAATTATGATTTGCTAAATACAAGATTTCATATCAATGAAAAATATGGAGATATGGCATTAGAATTATTAGAGGATTATACCTCTACTTATAAAGCTTATGGTTATTATACATATGATGATTTTGAAACTTTTGCAAAATATATTGATTTACCAAAAATTAGATTTGACAAAATAATACAACTAATAAAAGATTCATATCCACAAGTTGAAGAATTAATTAATAAATCCTTTTTAAGTAGTAAAGCAAAGGAGTTTTATAAAAACAGTTATAAAGAAAGAATGGAAAGACTTAAAATATAA
- a CDS encoding HipA N-terminal domain-containing protein, with amino-acid sequence MQRAKVFRNNILAGLLTKFSEKEYSFIYIKEYLQSQKAKPISLTFPLQEEEFKSKHLFPFFYNLLSEGKLKDIQCKELRIDKSDDFSRLLLTTKENTIGSITIEKEEL; translated from the coding sequence ATGCAAAGAGCTAAAGTGTTTAGAAACAATATTCTTGCAGGACTACTCACAAAGTTTAGTGAAAAAGAGTATAGTTTCATTTATATTAAAGAATATTTGCAAAGCCAAAAGGCAAAACCAATTAGCCTTACATTTCCTTTACAAGAAGAAGAATTTAAGTCAAAGCACTTATTTCCTTTTTTTTATAATCTATTATCAGAAGGTAAATTAAAAGATATTCAATGCAAAGAACTTAGAATTGATAAAAGTGATGACTTTTCACGACTTTTATTAACAACAAAAGAAAATACAATAGGTTCGATTACTATAGAAAAAGAAGAGCTATAA
- a CDS encoding helix-turn-helix domain-containing protein gives MELTIKKIGKTIRNRRKQLNLELKDLQDYSGVNYVSISDIENGKSNPTIKTLEKLLDVLGMEINIEVKSK, from the coding sequence ATGGAACTCACTATTAAAAAAATAGGTAAAACAATAAGAAATAGAAGAAAACAATTAAATCTAGAATTAAAAGATTTACAAGATTACTCAGGTGTAAATTATGTTTCAATTTCAGATATAGAAAATGGGAAGTCTAACCCAACTATTAAAACACTTGAAAAGTTATTAGATGTATTAGGAATGGAAATAAATATAGAAGTGAAGAGTAAATAA
- a CDS encoding class II SORL domain-containing protein — MPKINKYVDIDTVEREAKKDLIDRHSPFIHCDETAKKGEPFEVTVKMGNEYTHPDDFDHYIESVTLFNGETQLAKASYVPGTLGNVKAHNTTTFTIIPTSKKLNLVAHGYCTKHGIWESTPVTVSVTE, encoded by the coding sequence ATGCCAAAGATTAACAAATATGTTGATATTGACACTGTAGAAAGAGAAGCAAAAAAAGATTTAATAGATAGACACTCACCGTTTATTCACTGTGATGAAACTGCTAAAAAAGGTGAGCCTTTTGAAGTAACTGTTAAAATGGGAAATGAATATACTCACCCAGATGATTTTGATCACTATATTGAATCTGTAACATTATTTAATGGAGAAACTCAACTAGCAAAAGCTTCATATGTTCCTGGAACATTAGGAAATGTTAAAGCTCATAATACTACAACTTTTACTATTATCCCTACTTCTAAGAAATTAAACTTAGTTGCACATGGTTACTGTACTAAGCATGGTATATGGGAATCAACTCCTGTAACTGTATCTGTTACAGAGTAA
- a CDS encoding thiamine-phosphate kinase translates to MNKEDFFIKQFVNDTKLIGDDGAVIGKWVYSNDAFFENVHFKKEWMSLKQIAQKAMLVNISDAIAMNAKPKYALLTVAIPKKYSQKDLKELAKGFKKVAKQFGIEIIGGDTISNIKLDISVTIISKTKKPILRSGIKKEDLLCYTGTLGTSKRDLEKLFSGKKVSKKSKFLKPKLHGEFFYKIAKYVSASMDISDGLFFELERMSKQSKVGFEFFEKIDKEVGCSGEEYELLFSFDKKYKEKIEKLAKKYDVPLTIFAKAIKGKYSCECVNHHFKD, encoded by the coding sequence ATGAATAAAGAAGATTTTTTTATAAAACAGTTTGTTAATGATACAAAACTTATTGGTGATGATGGTGCAGTTATAGGTAAATGGGTTTATAGCAATGATGCTTTTTTTGAAAATGTTCATTTTAAAAAAGAGTGGATGAGTTTAAAGCAAATAGCCCAAAAAGCAATGCTAGTAAATATTTCAGATGCAATTGCAATGAATGCAAAACCTAAGTATGCACTTTTAACTGTAGCTATTCCAAAAAAGTACTCACAAAAAGATTTAAAAGAGTTAGCAAAAGGTTTTAAAAAAGTAGCCAAACAATTTGGTATTGAAATAATTGGTGGTGATACAATCTCAAATATAAAACTAGATATTTCAGTAACAATTATTTCTAAAACAAAAAAGCCAATTTTAAGAAGTGGAATAAAAAAAGAGGATTTACTTTGTTATACAGGAACTTTAGGAACTTCAAAAAGAGATTTAGAAAAACTCTTTTCAGGAAAAAAAGTCTCTAAAAAGTCTAAGTTTTTAAAGCCAAAACTTCATGGAGAGTTCTTTTATAAGATTGCAAAGTATGTAAGTGCCTCAATGGATATTTCAGATGGTCTATTTTTTGAGCTTGAAAGAATGTCAAAGCAAAGTAAGGTTGGATTTGAGTTTTTTGAAAAAATTGACAAAGAAGTAGGTTGTTCAGGGGAAGAGTATGAGTTACTTTTCTCATTTGATAAAAAATATAAAGAAAAAATAGAAAAGTTAGCAAAAAAATATGATGTTCCATTAACAATATTTGCAAAAGCCATAAAAGGTAAATATTCTTGTGAATGTGTTAATCATCATTTTAAAGATTAG
- the truD gene encoding tRNA pseudouridine(13) synthase TruD: protein MQELQRYLNHSKIDVVFKQNKDDFVVTEVPLYEFSGEGEHLIVKFRKKDLTTWDAVRIFSEHLGCKGRDIGYAGLKDKNAMTVQHISIPKQFEEKLNSFNHEQIKVLDVTRHNNKIRVGHLKGNKFFIRLKRVNLVDAKKIEQAVQSIATFGMPNYFGFQRFGIEGDNYKKGEAIVKGELKEKNRKLKQMFVNSYQSYLFNNWLSKRIEVSKLVDSFKAEEIYEKLELPIDIVKDMKKQEHPFKLIPGDLMSHYPYGKIFHIENLSEEAEKFFARDRVATGLLCGKRVKKADGLAQNIEKDFDVEIKEDGARRFAWIFPEEIETNFKEEKNWMELQFTLPKGSYATEFVAEVIH, encoded by the coding sequence TTGCAAGAGTTACAAAGGTATTTAAACCATTCAAAAATAGATGTTGTATTTAAACAAAATAAAGATGATTTTGTAGTAACAGAAGTACCTCTTTATGAGTTTAGTGGAGAAGGTGAACACTTAATTGTAAAGTTTAGAAAAAAAGATTTAACAACATGGGATGCAGTTAGAATATTTTCAGAACATTTAGGGTGTAAAGGAAGAGATATAGGCTATGCAGGATTAAAAGATAAAAATGCAATGACAGTACAACATATATCTATTCCAAAGCAGTTTGAAGAGAAGTTAAATAGCTTTAATCATGAACAAATAAAAGTTTTAGATGTAACAAGGCATAACAATAAAATAAGAGTAGGGCATTTAAAAGGAAATAAATTCTTTATTAGATTAAAAAGAGTAAATCTAGTTGATGCTAAAAAGATTGAACAAGCAGTACAAAGTATTGCAACTTTTGGTATGCCAAACTATTTTGGATTTCAAAGATTTGGAATAGAGGGTGATAACTACAAAAAAGGTGAAGCAATAGTAAAAGGTGAATTAAAAGAGAAAAATAGAAAACTAAAACAGATGTTTGTTAATTCTTATCAAAGTTATCTTTTCAACAACTGGCTTTCAAAAAGAATAGAAGTTTCAAAACTTGTTGACTCTTTTAAAGCTGAAGAGATTTATGAAAAACTTGAGTTACCAATAGATATTGTTAAGGATATGAAAAAACAAGAACATCCTTTCAAACTTATTCCTGGTGATTTAATGAGTCATTATCCTTATGGAAAGATTTTTCATATTGAAAACTTAAGTGAAGAGGCAGAAAAATTCTTTGCAAGAGATAGAGTGGCAACAGGACTTCTTTGTGGGAAAAGAGTTAAAAAAGCAGATGGCTTAGCACAAAATATTGAAAAAGATTTTGATGTTGAAATCAAAGAAGATGGGGCAAGAAGATTTGCATGGATTTTCCCTGAAGAGATTGAAACAAACTTTAAAGAAGAAAAAAATTGGATGGAATTACAATTTACCCTTCCTAAAGGTTCATATGCAACAGAGTTTGTTGCTGAGGTAATTCATTAA